The Limnochordia bacterium genome window below encodes:
- a CDS encoding AI-2E family transporter, with protein sequence MNHRAHRVVCALALLALVIFLIRVRMILPPFVFAGFIAYVANPPVCLLEARQVPRTTAILVTYCTIVVIVVLFVVLLLPVITREFNEALEGLPTQVDGLSASFHKAVSGFRRIKVPLFLDNIIIQALDRLQELSDQLVRRATETLFGLLSGAAALVISPILAYYLLRDWSSFADRFQAILPLDNKDQILSMLSEINQVLAGFIRGQLLVSLLVGLLITIGLLLTGVKFAVLIGLLAGVFNLIPYFGPVMGAIPALVFALAESPVKALWVIVIFAMANQVESSLLAPRILSERVGLHPLTVIFAVLAGASLLGILGMLLAVPVAAILKILGSYLWRYACFWEG encoded by the coding sequence TTGAATCATAGGGCACACCGGGTAGTATGCGCATTGGCCCTGCTTGCCTTAGTCATATTTCTGATTCGGGTGCGGATGATCTTGCCCCCCTTTGTCTTTGCAGGGTTCATTGCTTATGTGGCCAATCCCCCGGTGTGCCTTCTGGAAGCAAGACAGGTTCCCCGTACGACAGCTATTCTGGTTACCTACTGTACAATCGTTGTGATTGTCGTTTTGTTTGTGGTTCTCTTACTCCCGGTAATCACCCGGGAGTTTAATGAAGCCTTGGAAGGACTGCCTACCCAAGTGGATGGTTTGTCCGCTTCCTTTCACAAAGCTGTTTCGGGATTTAGGAGGATCAAAGTCCCTCTCTTTTTAGATAACATCATTATCCAAGCCTTGGATCGACTCCAGGAACTGTCCGATCAACTGGTTCGTCGGGCTACTGAGACCCTGTTTGGGTTATTATCCGGAGCCGCCGCCTTGGTTATTTCCCCGATTCTGGCCTACTATCTTCTGCGGGATTGGTCCAGTTTTGCTGACAGATTTCAAGCAATTCTTCCCCTCGACAACAAGGACCAGATTCTTTCCATGCTATCTGAGATCAACCAGGTTCTCGCAGGGTTTATTCGCGGGCAGCTTTTGGTGTCTTTGCTGGTGGGGCTGTTGATTACCATCGGGCTGCTATTGACCGGGGTGAAGTTTGCGGTGTTAATCGGTCTTCTGGCCGGTGTGTTTAACCTCATTCCCTACTTTGGCCCAGTGATGGGCGCGATCCCGGCCTTGGTCTTTGCCCTGGCCGAATCACCGGTTAAGGCCCTATGGGTGATTGTGATCTTTGCTATGGCAAATCAAGTGGAGTCTAGCCTCCTGGCCCCCCGTATTCTCAGTGAACGTGTGGGATTACATCCTCTTACGGTCATCTTCGCTGTCTTGGCCGGTGCCAGTCTCCTTGGGATTTTGGGGATGCTTTTAGCAGTGCCCGTTGCGGCAATCTTAAAGATCCTTGGCTCCTATCTATGGCGCTACGCTTGCTTTTGGGAAGGCTAG
- the mnmA gene encoding tRNA 2-thiouridine(34) synthase MnmA produces the protein MSKVKVAVALSGGVDSSTVSALLLDQGYDVFGVTMEVGPDPEDHAVTVGARATAELLGIPFYSFDFRELFSRSIIAPFVETYQKGQTPNPCVVCNPLIKFGALLEAALKLGADYLATGHYARVEQVKERYLLKRGADLQNDQSYVLYGLSQAQLAHILFPLGAYSKEKTRELAQGYNLPNAEKSDSQEICFIPRGNYRDFLCANLSQPLQPGAIVDVDGRVLGEHRGIALYTIGQRKGLGIAAGIPLYVVDLDPERNEVVVGPKEAVCGHSFLADGINLISIPNLQEPMEVEAKIRYNAGCAKATIEPVERGVIRTVFAQPQFAITPGQAVVWYQGDVVVGGGRIFKRD, from the coding sequence ATGTCCAAAGTAAAGGTTGCGGTGGCCTTGAGCGGTGGAGTAGATTCCTCCACCGTCTCGGCCCTTTTGCTAGATCAAGGATACGACGTCTTTGGTGTGACGATGGAAGTGGGCCCGGATCCAGAGGATCATGCTGTCACGGTGGGGGCACGGGCAACTGCGGAGTTGCTTGGGATCCCCTTTTACTCCTTTGACTTTCGAGAGTTATTCTCCCGCAGCATTATTGCTCCCTTTGTGGAGACTTACCAGAAGGGGCAAACCCCTAATCCCTGTGTTGTATGCAACCCACTTATCAAGTTTGGGGCTCTTTTGGAGGCTGCCTTGAAGCTAGGAGCAGACTACCTGGCTACGGGGCACTATGCCCGGGTGGAACAGGTAAAGGAGCGATACCTACTCAAACGAGGTGCTGATCTGCAAAACGATCAGAGCTATGTGCTCTACGGCCTGAGCCAGGCCCAATTGGCTCACATACTATTTCCCCTTGGTGCATACTCGAAAGAAAAGACCCGGGAACTAGCCCAAGGATACAATCTGCCCAATGCAGAGAAGTCGGACAGTCAAGAGATCTGCTTTATTCCCCGGGGAAATTACCGTGATTTTCTCTGTGCAAACCTCTCCCAGCCCCTCCAACCAGGTGCCATTGTGGACGTAGATGGCCGTGTTTTAGGCGAACATAGGGGAATTGCCTTGTACACCATCGGGCAAAGAAAGGGCCTTGGTATTGCGGCGGGCATTCCCTTGTATGTAGTAGATCTTGATCCTGAGCGAAATGAAGTAGTTGTGGGGCCTAAGGAGGCTGTGTGTGGACATAGTTTCTTGGCCGATGGGATTAACCTGATTAGTATTCCTAACCTGCAGGAACCTATGGAAGTGGAGGCAAAGATCCGTTACAATGCAGGCTGTGCCAAGGCAACAATTGAGCCAGTAGAACGGGGTGTGATTCGTACCGTTTTTGCCCAGCCCCAGTTTGCGATTACCCCGGGACAAGCCGTGGTTTGGTACCAGGGGGATGTAGTTGTGGGTGGGGGGCGGATCTTTAAAAGAGACTGA
- the aspS gene encoding aspartate--tRNA ligase translates to MWKRTDVCGHLNEADVGRKVALCGWVHRRRDHGGVIFVDLRDRSGLVQIVFNPTDCAADSFRLAETLRSEFVIYISGEVRRRLAGMENPKLASGSIEVFVEQLEVISLAETPPISVESEKTADVEEAMRLRYRYLDLRRPELQRVFALRHRVGQIVRNHLDAQGFWEVETPMLTRSTPEGARDFLVPSRLQPGEFYALPQSPQLFKQLLMVSGFERYFQIARCFRDEDLRADRQPEFTQIDLEMSFVTREDVIEMVEGLVKDVVREVTGEELLSPLPQLTYSEAMDRFGSDKPDLRFGMELKNVSDVVHGSDFQVFNKVLDGGGMVKGVAVPEGASFPRSRIDALTKRAIELGAKGLAWAQYTEEELKSPIAKFFSESVLEEILVRMEAQRGDLLIWVADSPQVANHVLGQLRLELAQELGLLEGKPDYYLWVVDFPLVEYAEGEERYVAVHHPFTAPLQEDVALLESDPGKVRSAAYDLVLNGVEVGGGSIRIHDRTLQQQMFKLLGISKEAAEEKFGFLLEAFRFGVPPHGGFAFGLDRWIMLLAGISSIRECIAFPKTQKGTCLLTKAPSPVDQGQLDEVGIRIAPKVKP, encoded by the coding sequence ATGTGGAAGCGAACTGATGTATGCGGTCACTTAAATGAGGCAGATGTGGGCCGTAAGGTGGCACTGTGTGGTTGGGTGCACCGCCGCCGGGATCACGGGGGCGTGATTTTTGTAGATTTGCGAGATCGGTCAGGATTGGTGCAGATTGTCTTTAATCCCACCGATTGCGCCGCGGATAGTTTCCGATTGGCGGAAACACTCCGGAGCGAGTTTGTGATTTATATTTCTGGCGAGGTCCGACGGCGCTTAGCCGGGATGGAGAATCCGAAGCTTGCCAGCGGCAGTATCGAGGTTTTTGTGGAGCAGCTGGAGGTTATTAGTTTGGCCGAGACCCCACCGATCTCCGTGGAAAGTGAAAAGACTGCAGACGTGGAGGAAGCCATGCGGTTGCGTTACCGATACTTAGACCTCAGACGACCAGAACTGCAAAGGGTCTTTGCTCTGCGTCATCGAGTGGGACAAATAGTTCGTAACCACTTGGATGCCCAAGGTTTTTGGGAAGTGGAGACCCCAATGCTCACCCGTTCCACCCCCGAAGGGGCCCGGGATTTTTTGGTACCGAGTCGACTGCAGCCGGGGGAGTTTTATGCATTACCCCAATCCCCCCAGCTATTTAAACAGCTATTAATGGTTTCTGGTTTTGAGCGGTACTTTCAGATTGCACGGTGTTTTCGGGATGAGGATCTTCGGGCCGATAGACAGCCGGAGTTTACGCAAATTGACCTGGAGATGTCCTTTGTGACTAGGGAAGACGTCATCGAGATGGTGGAGGGCCTAGTTAAGGATGTGGTTCGTGAAGTAACGGGAGAGGAATTGCTAAGTCCGTTACCCCAGCTAACCTATAGTGAGGCCATGGATCGTTTCGGTAGTGACAAGCCGGACTTAAGGTTTGGCATGGAACTTAAGAACGTGTCGGATGTTGTTCATGGTTCAGACTTTCAGGTATTTAATAAAGTACTAGATGGTGGCGGTATGGTGAAGGGAGTGGCAGTACCCGAGGGTGCATCTTTCCCGCGCAGCCGCATCGATGCGTTAACCAAGCGAGCTATAGAACTTGGAGCCAAGGGGTTAGCCTGGGCTCAGTATACCGAGGAAGAGCTCAAATCCCCCATTGCTAAGTTCTTCTCAGAGAGTGTTCTGGAAGAGATCCTAGTACGGATGGAGGCCCAACGTGGAGATCTCCTTATCTGGGTTGCTGATTCGCCCCAGGTGGCAAACCACGTTCTAGGACAGCTGCGGTTAGAGCTTGCCCAGGAACTTGGATTGCTGGAGGGTAAGCCGGATTACTACCTGTGGGTGGTGGACTTCCCCTTAGTTGAGTATGCCGAGGGTGAAGAACGATATGTGGCGGTGCATCATCCCTTTACAGCACCCCTGCAGGAGGATGTAGCCCTACTAGAAAGTGATCCTGGCAAGGTTCGTTCTGCTGCTTATGACCTGGTTCTAAATGGGGTGGAGGTAGGTGGAGGGAGTATTCGTATTCACGATCGCACTCTGCAGCAGCAGATGTTTAAGCTTCTAGGAATCTCAAAAGAGGCCGCAGAGGAGAAGTTTGGCTTTCTCCTGGAGGCATTTCGGTTTGGAGTACCGCCCCACGGTGGATTTGCCTTTGGCCTTGATCGCTGGATCATGCTTTTGGCGGGGATCTCCTCCATTCGGGAATGTATCGCTTTTCCCAAAACCCAGAAGGGAACCTGTCTATTGACGAAGGCGCCCTCCCCCGTTGATCAAGGGCAACTTGATGAAGTAGGTATCAGGATTGCTCCAAAGGTGAAGCCCTAG
- the nifS gene encoding cysteine desulfurase NifS, with product MNRVYMDHAATTKPRPEVIEAMLPLFQDNYGNPSSIYTAGRDAKRVLEEARAQIAEILGAKPEEIYFTSGGSEADNLALQGVAWANERKGRHLITSSIEHHAVYDTCKFLQKRGFEVTFVGVDEFGRVDPQEVAEAIREDTILISIMHANNEVGTIQPIAEIGEIAGSKGIRFHTDAVQTVGALPVNVDELQCDLLSLSAHKFYGPKGVGVLYARKGTRFVSHIYGGAQERGRRAGTENTPGIVGMAKALALATAERETVQPQIAALRDRLREGILAKVDEVRLNGHPQERLPNNLSLCFRYIEGEALLLNLDLQGIAGSSGSACTSGSLEPSHVLLAMGIAPEIAHGSLRLTLGRENTPEEVDYVIDAVAKAVDKLRQMSPLYEK from the coding sequence ATGAACAGAGTCTATATGGATCATGCCGCAACCACCAAGCCCCGTCCTGAGGTGATCGAGGCGATGTTGCCATTGTTTCAGGACAACTATGGTAATCCATCTAGTATCTACACCGCAGGACGTGACGCAAAACGTGTCCTGGAAGAGGCGAGGGCCCAAATTGCAGAGATTCTTGGGGCAAAACCTGAGGAAATCTATTTCACTTCCGGTGGTTCTGAGGCAGATAACCTAGCCCTGCAGGGAGTAGCTTGGGCTAACGAGCGCAAAGGCAGGCATTTGATCACCTCCAGTATTGAACATCACGCGGTCTATGACACCTGCAAATTTTTGCAAAAGCGGGGTTTTGAGGTTACCTTTGTCGGTGTGGATGAATTTGGTCGGGTGGATCCCCAAGAGGTGGCTGAAGCTATCAGAGAAGATACGATCCTCATTTCCATCATGCACGCCAACAACGAAGTAGGGACCATTCAGCCTATCGCGGAGATTGGTGAAATAGCAGGGAGCAAAGGTATTCGCTTCCACACCGATGCGGTACAGACCGTGGGAGCACTGCCCGTCAATGTCGACGAGCTGCAGTGCGATTTGCTCTCTTTATCGGCGCACAAGTTCTATGGGCCAAAAGGTGTCGGTGTATTATATGCCAGGAAAGGGACTAGGTTTGTATCCCACATTTACGGAGGAGCCCAAGAACGGGGACGGCGGGCGGGTACCGAGAATACGCCAGGAATTGTTGGTATGGCTAAGGCCCTAGCCTTAGCTACGGCCGAAAGGGAGACAGTACAGCCACAAATTGCCGCTCTAAGAGACCGATTGCGTGAGGGAATTCTAGCAAAGGTAGATGAGGTGAGGCTCAACGGACATCCACAGGAGCGTCTGCCCAACAACCTAAGTCTGTGCTTTAGATATATTGAAGGGGAAGCATTGCTTTTGAATTTGGATTTACAGGGCATTGCCGGATCTAGTGGTTCTGCATGTACCTCGGGTTCTCTGGAACCGTCTCACGTTCTTCTGGCCATGGGGATAGCACCGGAGATCGCCCACGGTTCCCTACGGCTTACCCTAGGGCGGGAAAACACTCCTGAGGAAGTAGATTATGTTATTGACGCTGTTGCCAAAGCAGTGGACAAACTAAGACAGATGTCCCCGTTGTATGAGAAATAA
- the nifU gene encoding Fe-S cluster assembly scaffold protein NifU has protein sequence MYTDKVMDHFTNPRNVGEIPDADGVGQVGNPVCGDIMRMYIKVENGVIVDAKFKTFGCGAAIATSSVATEMVKGMTIEQARNLSSEDVAKALDGLPRKKMHCSNLASDALQRALDDYLGQDSGPGNAKCCQGCPK, from the coding sequence ATGTATACAGATAAGGTCATGGATCATTTTACAAATCCGCGAAATGTTGGAGAGATACCCGATGCCGATGGGGTGGGGCAAGTAGGAAATCCAGTATGCGGAGACATCATGCGGATGTATATAAAAGTAGAAAACGGCGTCATTGTAGATGCTAAGTTTAAGACCTTTGGTTGTGGAGCTGCGATTGCCACCAGTAGTGTAGCTACGGAGATGGTCAAAGGCATGACCATTGAGCAGGCACGGAATCTCTCCAGTGAGGATGTAGCCAAGGCCTTAGATGGACTGCCCCGGAAGAAAATGCATTGCTCCAACCTTGCTTCCGATGCCTTGCAAAGGGCGCTGGATGATTATCTTGGCCAGGATAGTGGCCCTGGGAATGCGAAGTGTTGTCAAGGATGTCCAAAGTAA
- a CDS encoding Rrf2 family transcriptional regulator codes for MKISTRGSYGLRAMVELAMHEGSGPMPLRVIADRQDVSESYLEQLMAALRKAGLVNSVRGHMGGYELALPPEEIVVGDIIRILEGPISPIDCIGDNAVACEREEQCVTKFLWQKLKDSIEDVLDSTTLQDLCDKASHEG; via the coding sequence GTGAAAATCTCAACCCGAGGAAGTTATGGTTTACGGGCCATGGTTGAATTGGCTATGCATGAAGGTAGTGGTCCCATGCCCCTGCGGGTGATTGCGGATCGGCAGGATGTTTCGGAAAGCTACCTGGAGCAACTGATGGCTGCACTACGCAAGGCTGGGTTGGTAAACAGTGTCAGAGGACACATGGGTGGGTATGAACTGGCTCTGCCTCCGGAGGAGATAGTCGTCGGGGATATTATCCGGATATTAGAGGGACCAATCAGTCCCATTGATTGCATTGGGGATAACGCTGTGGCCTGCGAAAGGGAAGAACAGTGTGTGACCAAGTTCCTGTGGCAGAAGCTAAAAGACAGTATTGAAGATGTCTTGGATAGTACCACGCTCCAAGATTTGTGTGATAAGGCTAGTCACGAAGGCTAG
- a CDS encoding permease prefix domain 1-containing protein: MDDESLEQQINLWRDYLRRRQTIHSLDIEELEDHLREQIAALVEAGLSTDEAFLVAVKRMGELDDLSNEFAREHSGRLWKQLVVTSSESAKQRGRAFTETIVVMCLAVVAALAIKLPTAFGIHLYKDSGFYARNLSFFVLPFLTTYFVWKRGDKLFTRRWIVVAFAVAAFFANTYPFSPGGHTEVLTSLHLPLVLWVVVGTTYAGTRWGDVAGRMDFIRFSGELFIYYVLIALGGGVLTAFTILIFQAIAVDIEPLLMSWLVPCGAMGAILIGSWLVEAKQSVIENMAPVLTRLFTPLFAIMLVTFLITLVWTGRGVDIDRNVLIVFDLLLVVVLGLLLYAISARDQRLPPNLFDVLQVVLVISALLADAVALWAIATRISEFGLSPNRVAALGENLILLVNLGWSAVLYIRFLCRSRSFAELEQWQTNYLWVYAVWATIVVVVFPPVFAYI, translated from the coding sequence ATGGATGACGAATCTCTAGAGCAACAGATAAATCTCTGGCGGGACTATCTGCGCCGCCGTCAGACCATCCATTCCCTCGATATAGAGGAACTAGAAGACCATTTGCGCGAGCAGATCGCTGCTCTAGTCGAAGCAGGGCTCTCTACCGATGAGGCCTTTTTAGTAGCAGTGAAGCGCATGGGCGAGCTAGATGACCTCTCAAACGAGTTTGCTCGGGAGCACTCAGGTCGGCTATGGAAGCAACTTGTGGTTACCTCTTCAGAATCGGCAAAACAGCGGGGGCGGGCTTTTACCGAAACCATCGTTGTCATGTGTCTTGCGGTAGTGGCGGCTCTGGCAATCAAATTGCCGACAGCATTCGGTATCCACCTATATAAAGACAGTGGGTTTTATGCCCGCAACCTATCCTTCTTCGTACTACCATTCCTTACTACCTATTTTGTGTGGAAGCGCGGGGATAAGCTTTTTACCCGCCGTTGGATAGTTGTAGCATTTGCCGTAGCAGCCTTCTTTGCTAACACTTATCCTTTCTCACCGGGAGGCCATACCGAAGTGCTCACGTCCTTGCATCTGCCGCTGGTGCTCTGGGTGGTGGTGGGAACCACCTATGCCGGTACTCGCTGGGGTGACGTGGCGGGACGCATGGATTTCATCCGGTTTTCCGGAGAACTCTTCATTTACTATGTACTAATAGCGCTTGGTGGCGGTGTACTTACAGCATTCACTATCCTCATCTTCCAAGCCATAGCTGTCGACATCGAGCCTCTTCTCATGTCCTGGCTAGTACCTTGCGGTGCCATGGGAGCCATTCTGATTGGTTCCTGGTTGGTTGAGGCAAAGCAAAGCGTCATTGAGAATATGGCACCCGTGCTGACGCGCCTTTTCACACCACTTTTTGCCATCATGCTGGTGACATTCCTAATTACCCTGGTATGGACAGGACGAGGAGTAGACATCGATCGGAACGTGCTGATTGTGTTTGATCTGCTCCTAGTGGTCGTTCTCGGTTTGTTACTGTATGCGATATCTGCTCGAGATCAGCGGTTACCACCTAACCTCTTTGATGTTTTGCAGGTCGTGTTGGTGATCAGTGCGCTACTAGCGGATGCCGTAGCCCTATGGGCTATTGCCACACGGATCTCGGAGTTTGGGCTCAGCCCTAACCGCGTGGCTGCATTAGGTGAGAACTTGATTCTACTGGTCAACCTAGGCTGGTCTGCTGTGCTTTACATACGCTTTCTATGCAGGAGTAGATCGTTTGCCGAACTCGAACAGTGGCAGACAAACTACCTATGGGTCTATGCTGTATGGGCAACAATTGTTGTGGTAGTGTTTCCACCCGTGTTTGCGTACATCTGA
- a CDS encoding helix-turn-helix transcriptional regulator, with product MDINKDLIAASSTPIILAFLAEADSYGYAILQQVKELSGGHLQWTDGMLYPVLHRLERLGHIESRWEVAESGRRRKYYRITPQGRAQLSEEVRQWQTVDTMLRSLLSGLRMAIPNNTEASSPPLHQGG from the coding sequence GTGGACATCAACAAAGATCTCATAGCCGCTTCTTCGACCCCGATCATCCTCGCATTTCTAGCTGAAGCAGATAGCTATGGCTATGCGATCCTGCAGCAAGTTAAGGAACTGTCGGGAGGTCATCTCCAGTGGACAGATGGGATGCTCTACCCCGTTCTGCACCGTCTTGAGCGCCTTGGCCATATTGAGTCGCGATGGGAAGTTGCGGAAAGCGGCCGCCGTCGCAAATACTACCGTATCACCCCCCAAGGGCGAGCTCAACTCTCCGAAGAGGTCCGCCAGTGGCAGACCGTTGATACGATGCTGCGCAGCCTCTTGTCAGGACTTCGTATGGCGATTCCCAACAACACTGAGGCTTCTTCACCGCCGCTTCATCAGGGAGGCTAA
- a CDS encoding replication-associated recombination protein A → MNATKDAPLAVRMRPRTLRELEGHQDIIGEGTPLWRAIRSGYVPSLIFFGPPGSGKTTLARLIASETKTHFAELSAVMSGVKDIRNVVEAAQKLKLTDNMQTILFIDEVHRFNSTQQDALLPYVENGIVTLIGATTENPMVSVRGALLSRCMVFELKKLTREGVRRIVQRALEDEERGLGAYKVKLTEEAFEHLLTFADGDSRTALNIIEFVTAGLGQDGTEYTVTAEDIDVASQRMLRFDRSGDYHYDMASAFIKSIRGSDPQATLYWLAKMLYSGEDPRFVARRLVIAASEDIGLADPVGLMLATAAFDAVSNVGMPEARIILAHAALYLATAEKSNSAYLGIEKAFSCVQKEEAGEVPLHLRDASYKGAKKLGHGIGYKYPHDYPNHWVKQQYLPDVHKNKVFYEPTEQGREKRVADRFRKRG, encoded by the coding sequence ATGAATGCGACAAAGGATGCGCCCCTTGCGGTGCGAATGCGCCCAAGGACCCTGCGGGAGTTAGAAGGCCATCAGGATATTATTGGTGAGGGAACTCCTTTGTGGCGTGCTATTCGCAGTGGCTATGTCCCATCACTCATTTTCTTTGGCCCCCCGGGTAGTGGTAAGACTACACTTGCCCGACTGATTGCCTCTGAGACCAAAACCCATTTTGCGGAACTTAGTGCTGTAATGTCCGGGGTTAAGGATATCCGCAATGTGGTCGAGGCCGCCCAAAAGCTAAAACTAACCGACAATATGCAGACAATCCTTTTCATTGATGAGGTACATCGTTTCAACAGTACCCAACAGGATGCCCTGCTGCCCTATGTAGAAAACGGGATCGTTACCTTAATCGGTGCCACCACGGAAAACCCCATGGTTAGTGTTCGGGGGGCTTTACTGTCCCGCTGTATGGTGTTTGAATTGAAGAAGCTAACCCGTGAGGGAGTAAGGCGGATAGTCCAAAGGGCCTTGGAAGATGAGGAACGGGGACTTGGTGCTTATAAAGTGAAGCTTACCGAAGAGGCTTTTGAGCACTTGCTAACCTTTGCCGATGGGGATAGCCGTACCGCGTTGAATATCATCGAGTTTGTAACAGCTGGTCTTGGGCAGGATGGGACCGAGTATACGGTTACTGCCGAGGATATTGATGTTGCCTCCCAAAGGATGTTACGGTTTGATCGGTCGGGGGACTATCACTACGACATGGCGTCGGCGTTTATCAAGAGTATCCGGGGTAGTGATCCCCAGGCCACATTGTATTGGCTGGCAAAGATGCTTTATTCGGGAGAAGACCCGCGTTTTGTGGCCCGACGATTAGTCATTGCTGCCAGTGAGGATATTGGGCTGGCCGACCCTGTGGGCTTGATGCTAGCCACGGCCGCCTTTGATGCCGTATCTAACGTCGGCATGCCCGAGGCAAGGATCATCTTGGCCCATGCCGCTTTGTACCTGGCTACTGCAGAGAAGAGCAACAGCGCGTACCTCGGAATCGAAAAAGCCTTCTCCTGTGTCCAAAAAGAAGAGGCAGGTGAGGTGCCCTTGCACCTGCGGGATGCATCCTACAAGGGCGCTAAGAAACTTGGCCATGGGATCGGGTATAAGTACCCGCATGACTATCCAAATCATTGGGTGAAGCAACAGTACCTGCCAGACGTGCACAAAAACAAGGTATTCTACGAACCGACAGAACAGGGGCGGGAAAAGCGGGTCGCAGACCGTTTCCGTAAGCGCGGTTAG